The window GATGTTTGCCAAACTGATTATTGTGGTGGACGAACAGGTCAATGTCCAGAATCCCTCGGAAGTCGCCTGGCGGGTTTTTAATAACATCGATGCCCGCAGGGACGTCCTGGTGGTGGACGGGCCTCTGGATGCCCTAGATCATTCTTCCCCCATGCCCTTTTATGGCGGCAAGATGGGTATTGACGCCACCCGGAAGTGGCCTGCGGAAGGGCATGCCCGGGAATGGCCCGGCGATATTGAAATGAGCGACGACATTAAGTCACTGGTCAACAGGAAGTGGCAGAGTTATGGTATTTAAAAAGCTTCACGTATTCCTGGAAATGATTAAGTTTGAACATACCCTTTTTGCGCTGCCCTTTGCTTATATCGGCGCACTTTTAACGGAACTGCGCGTACCGTCGGGGTATCATATTTTATGGATCACCCTGGCCATGGTGGGAGCCAGAACGGCGGCCATGTCTTTTAACCGACTGGTTGACCGTCATATTGACGCCAAGAATCCCCGTACCGCCCAGAGAGCCCTGCCCCAAGGAATGCTTGGCCTGGGTGAAGTGTGGTTTTACGTCATTTTTTCCTTTGCCCTGCTGGGAGTCTCGGCTTACAACCTCAGTTCCCTTGCTTTTCAATTGTTTCCTGTGGCGGTCCTGGCCCTCAGTTTTTATTCCTATACCAAAAGGTTCACCTGGACCTGTCATTTCTGGTGCGGGGTTGCTTTGGGACTGGCTCCCCTGGGAGCCTGGGTGGCCATTACCGGCAGTTTTCATCCGGCTCCGGTCTTACTGGGAGTGGGCGTTTTACTGTGGGTAGCCGGTTTTGACATTCTTTATGCCTGTGACGATTATGATTTTGACCGGCAGGAAAAGATTTTTTCCATTCCGGCCCGGTTTGGCATTCCCACAGCCCTGCGCATTTCCACGGTGCTGCACGTGTTGGCCCCAGGATTTTTCCTGGCCGTAGGTTTTATTTTAAATTTGGGACTGATGTATCTGACTGGAGTTCTCATCGCTACCGGGTTGCTGTTTTATCAGCATATCCTGGTTAAGCCCGAGGACCTTTCCAAGACAGGGCTGGCTTTTTTTAATCTGAATGGCACCCTCAGTGTAATGATGTTTGTTTGTACCCTGGCAGATATTTTATTTCCTTTCCAAATACTCTAGTCAAACATTCGATGGAGGCCACTGGTAAACGGCCCATAAGAGGGGAGAGGCCCATGAATTATCTCTTTCAAAACAGTGAGTTACTGGATATTAAGGCCCGAGTGGAAGCCGGTGAAAGATTAAGCCCCGAAGACGGGCTGCGCCTTTTCCGCTCTAACGAATTATTAGCCATCGGTTACCTGGCGGATACAGTAAGAAAGCGTAAAAACGGTGATCGAACTTACTTCATTGTCAACCGGCATATTAACCATACCAATATTTGCGAAAACCTGTGTCCCTTATGCGCCTTCGGCCGCAAGGAGGACGACCCGGGAGCTTACACTTTGTCCCTAGATGAAGTTGAGGCCAAGGCAAAGGAGTGTCATGGATTAAAGGTTTCTGAAATACACATTGTAGGAGGCCTTAATCCGGAACTTAAATTGGATTATTACATGGAAATGCTCCGCCGGGTTCGCGGCGTTGCTCCCCAGGCCCTGATCCAATCCTTTACTGCCGTTGAAATTGACTATTTGGCCAGGGTACATCATTTGCCTCTGGAAGAAGTGCTGCGTTGTTTAATGGAGGCCGGCCTGGATTCTTTACCCGGTGGCGGGGCGGAAATCTTTGCACCCCGGGTCCGGGAGATTATCTGCGATAAAAAGATCAGCGGAGCGCGGTGGCTGGAAGTACACCGGGCCGCCCACCGGGTGGGTATGCGAACCAATGCCACCATGCTTTACGGTCATGTGGAGACCCTGGAAGAGAGGGTGGAGCATTTGATCCGGTTAAGGGAGTTACAGGATGAAACCGGGGGTTTTTTGGCCTTCATTCCTTTAGCTTTTCATCCGCAGCATACGGCTCTGGAATCCCGGCAACTATCATTAACCACCGGGTATGACGATTTAAAGACGCTGGCCATTGCCCGGTTGATGCTGGATAACTTTGATCATATCAAGGCCTTTTGGATTTTGTAT is drawn from Desulforamulus ruminis DSM 2154 and contains these coding sequences:
- the mqnE gene encoding aminofutalosine synthase MqnE, whose translation is MNYLFQNSELLDIKARVEAGERLSPEDGLRLFRSNELLAIGYLADTVRKRKNGDRTYFIVNRHINHTNICENLCPLCAFGRKEDDPGAYTLSLDEVEAKAKECHGLKVSEIHIVGGLNPELKLDYYMEMLRRVRGVAPQALIQSFTAVEIDYLARVHHLPLEEVLRCLMEAGLDSLPGGGAEIFAPRVREIICDKKISGARWLEVHRAAHRVGMRTNATMLYGHVETLEERVEHLIRLRELQDETGGFLAFIPLAFHPQHTALESRQLSLTTGYDDLKTLAIARLMLDNFDHIKAFWILYGPKLAQVSLSFGVDDLDGTVIEEKIAHDAGAETAQFMAKNKLIHMIQAAGKWPVERDTLYNVLGEGF
- a CDS encoding UbiA-like polyprenyltransferase, with the protein product MVFKKLHVFLEMIKFEHTLFALPFAYIGALLTELRVPSGYHILWITLAMVGARTAAMSFNRLVDRHIDAKNPRTAQRALPQGMLGLGEVWFYVIFSFALLGVSAYNLSSLAFQLFPVAVLALSFYSYTKRFTWTCHFWCGVALGLAPLGAWVAITGSFHPAPVLLGVGVLLWVAGFDILYACDDYDFDRQEKIFSIPARFGIPTALRISTVLHVLAPGFFLAVGFILNLGLMYLTGVLIATGLLFYQHILVKPEDLSKTGLAFFNLNGTLSVMMFVCTLADILFPFQIL